A part of Vulpes vulpes isolate BD-2025 chromosome 15, VulVul3, whole genome shotgun sequence genomic DNA contains:
- the LOC140595757 gene encoding uncharacterized protein — MTHLRAEPGDNLTTGPRTRLFGDMFRPPDAAGGPGAWVQPTQSPSGQEGHTWLCLDQPGSRAGAHCCTHSTAGKRPAAGSGPRPLRAEPPPEPAPLTGRTCTSLSFSLLRLDGQAPAGQALSEQDQQQQQQQPDPASHSRGSSAQAGRWQRDQGAQTDPVTLCRCRHARSGAWASAPRLCPWDPGGCGGRREPTPRPEEQQARDRCTAGESASPPGAEPCC, encoded by the exons ATGACACATTTAAGGGCAGAGCCCGGTGACAACCTGACTACAGGCCCCAGGACCAGATTGTTCGGGGATATGTTTCGGCCCCCAGACGCCGCGGGAGGTCCCGGCGCGTGGGTGCAGCCAACACAGAGCCCGTCAGGCCAGGAGGGCCACACATGGCTGTGCCTGGACCAGCCCGGCTCCCGGGCCGGGGCTCACTGCTGCACCCACAGCACCGCAGGCAAGCGGCCCGCAGCAGGGAGCGGCCCCCGGCCCCTTCGTGCCGAGCCCCCGCCAGAGCCTGCTCCCCTGACCGGACGCACCTGCACGTCCCTGTCGTTTTCGCTTCTGCGACTAGACGGCCAGGCGCCAGCAG GCCAGGCCCTCAGCGAgcaggaccagcagcagcagcagcagcaaccagACCCTGCGTCCCACAGTCGTGGCTCCTCTGCGCAGGCTGGCAGGTGGCAACGGGACCAGGGTGCCCAGACAG ACCCAGTGACGCTCTGCAGGTGCCGGCACGCACGCTCCGGAGCCTGGGCCTCTGCTCCCCGACTGTGCCCGTGGGACCcaggtgggtgtggggggagacGGGAGCCCACCCCGCGCCCAGAGGAGCAGCAAGCCCGGGACAGATGCACAGCAGGAGAGTCCGCGTCCCCACCGGGTGCCGAGCCCTGCTGCTGA